The Methyloferula stellata AR4 genome includes a window with the following:
- a CDS encoding SDR family NAD(P)-dependent oxidoreductase, with amino-acid sequence MSLLKNKIAVVTGGSSGIGLATAKRFVEEGAYVFIAGRRQAELDKAVAEIGTNITAVKTDISKLDDLDRLYEIVAKKGKIDVIFASAAFVEKTMTPAATPEHFDKTFNTNARGTYFTVQKALPHLNNGASIILVASAGKNKGFPGRSTYSATKAALRSLARTWTSELKDRKIRTNVLSPGAVDTPMFDEQFPSKEGAAEARNQITAMTPLARLARPEEIASAALFLASDQSSYVAGIDLPVDGGLTAV; translated from the coding sequence ATGTCTTTATTGAAAAACAAGATCGCCGTCGTCACGGGAGGCAGCAGCGGCATTGGCCTCGCGACCGCCAAGAGGTTCGTTGAAGAGGGCGCCTATGTGTTCATCGCCGGTCGCCGGCAGGCCGAACTCGACAAGGCCGTCGCAGAGATCGGCACGAACATCACCGCCGTAAAGACCGACATCTCCAAGCTCGATGACCTCGACCGTCTCTACGAGATCGTCGCGAAGAAGGGCAAGATCGATGTGATTTTTGCGAGCGCGGCCTTCGTCGAAAAGACGATGACCCCCGCCGCGACGCCCGAGCATTTCGACAAGACCTTCAACACCAACGCTCGCGGCACTTATTTCACCGTTCAAAAGGCGCTGCCCCACTTGAATAATGGGGCCTCCATCATCCTCGTGGCGTCCGCCGGGAAGAATAAAGGCTTTCCGGGCCGCAGCACCTACAGCGCCACCAAGGCAGCACTGAGGTCATTAGCCCGCACGTGGACCAGCGAACTCAAGGATCGGAAGATCAGGACCAACGTGCTGAGCCCTGGCGCGGTCGACACGCCAATGTTCGACGAGCAGTTCCCGTCCAAAGAGGGCGCCGCCGAAGCCAGAAACCAGATCACTGCGATGACGCCTCTGGCACGCTTGGCGCGCCCCGAGGAGATCGCCTCCGCAGCTCTATTCCTCGCCTCCGATCAGAGCAGCTACGTCGCAGGCATCGACCTGCCAGTCGACGGGGGCCTGACGGCGGTCTAG
- a CDS encoding TetR/AcrR family transcriptional regulator produces MFQNSERSRGRPRSFDERDALEKATRVFRSKGYDGVTIDDLVAGMGVGRPSLYSVFGDKRTIFLRALRAYAEAKGARAAKALFSPPTLRDALAGFLRNAVETATEEGSAPGCLLVCVAPLVDDTEVRQFLQDAVAAGLALVERRFCDGIDAGEVPPDFPVATRASQVLDLGRGLTMRAQMGTPRKTLLRDAEEAADLVLLSRSGNAVQDR; encoded by the coding sequence ATGTTTCAAAATTCAGAGAGGTCCCGTGGACGCCCACGTAGCTTCGACGAGAGGGACGCGCTGGAAAAGGCGACCAGGGTGTTCCGGTCGAAAGGCTACGATGGCGTGACGATCGACGATCTCGTCGCAGGCATGGGTGTGGGACGGCCAAGCCTATATTCCGTCTTCGGGGACAAGCGGACGATATTCTTGCGCGCCCTTAGGGCATACGCAGAGGCAAAGGGCGCTCGCGCTGCGAAGGCGCTCTTCTCGCCGCCGACTCTTCGCGACGCGCTCGCCGGCTTCCTGAGGAACGCCGTAGAAACTGCGACCGAGGAAGGATCAGCCCCGGGGTGTCTTCTCGTGTGCGTCGCGCCCCTCGTCGATGATACTGAGGTCCGGCAGTTCCTGCAGGACGCCGTGGCTGCCGGCCTGGCGCTGGTGGAACGCCGTTTCTGCGACGGGATCGACGCGGGAGAAGTCCCGCCTGACTTTCCAGTAGCCACGCGCGCGAGCCAGGTCCTCGACCTTGGCCGCGGCCTGACCATGCGTGCGCAGATGGGCACGCCGCGCAAGACGCTTCTCAGAGACGCAGAGGAAGCGGCCGACTTGGTGCTCCTGTCGCGAAGTGGAAATGCGGTGCAGGATCGTTGA
- a CDS encoding SDR family NAD(P)-dependent oxidoreductase — MEHSIALVTGATSGLGYAAARSLAEEGWGEIIITGRSLAGAKEAAAQLAAETRKQVFTPLELDLNTPTSVDSALAEIVKRGRPIDFLLLNAGLVPTKARVITAVGVEASQAPLIGHHQLTVGLLRVNLLSPNARIVISGAEPARGGVPMFSYTDVPAFAAKSYQGNRTAAVEALIRNGPNVKYVPNNAYADAKLIIAWWVAALARRLPSGMAVYAVSPGGATDTKVVRNAGPLLKYLFIPIVNLIPGMNQTPETAARRYLQASEFGTDVSGQFFASAQGKFSGPIEAQRHPHLHDHVSQEAAWHAVVKVSGIDLSNPASLSAVS; from the coding sequence ATGGAACATTCGATCGCACTCGTCACTGGCGCCACCTCCGGGCTCGGATATGCCGCAGCCCGCTCTCTTGCCGAAGAGGGCTGGGGCGAGATCATCATCACCGGACGCAGCCTGGCCGGGGCCAAGGAAGCGGCCGCCCAGCTCGCGGCGGAGACCAGAAAACAGGTCTTCACGCCGCTGGAGCTTGATCTGAACACGCCGACCAGCGTCGATTCCGCTCTCGCCGAGATCGTCAAGCGCGGTCGGCCGATCGACTTCCTACTGCTCAATGCCGGGCTGGTCCCTACCAAGGCGCGCGTGATCACTGCGGTGGGCGTCGAGGCTTCTCAGGCCCCGCTGATCGGCCATCATCAACTGACTGTCGGCTTGCTTCGCGTCAACCTGCTGAGCCCCAACGCGCGGATTGTTATCTCCGGTGCGGAGCCAGCCCGAGGGGGCGTCCCCATGTTCAGCTACACCGACGTGCCTGCCTTCGCGGCCAAGAGTTACCAGGGTAACCGAACCGCCGCTGTTGAAGCCCTGATTCGCAACGGGCCAAACGTGAAGTACGTGCCCAACAATGCCTATGCCGACGCGAAGCTCATTATCGCTTGGTGGGTCGCGGCGCTGGCGCGCCGGCTACCCTCCGGCATGGCCGTGTACGCTGTCTCGCCCGGTGGGGCGACCGACACCAAGGTGGTGCGAAACGCTGGCCCGTTGTTGAAGTATCTGTTTATCCCAATCGTGAACCTCATTCCCGGCATGAATCAGACGCCGGAGACCGCAGCCCGTCGGTACCTCCAGGCGTCGGAGTTCGGAACCGACGTCTCGGGGCAATTCTTCGCCTCGGCTCAAGGGAAGTTTTCGGGCCCAATTGAGGCGCAGCGCCACCCACACCTCCACGATCACGTCAGCCAGGAAGCCGCGTGGCATGCCGTCGTCAAGGTCTCCGGCATCGACTTGTCTAACCCGGCATCCTTAAGCGCGGTGTCCTGA
- a CDS encoding SDR family oxidoreductase: protein MERYEAKRAVIIGGTSGIGLATAKMLVEGGARVLVTGRSQAGLDSTQKELGKGGVAVASDARSLTDLDALAVRAKAEFETIDLLFVNAGFSLFAPLADTTEASFDEMFNLNAKGPFFAVQKLAPLINQGGAVVLTTSTANIKGMPMIAAYGGAKAALRSFARTFAAELLPRGIRVNAVSPGPIETPIIGKAFPDKPTADYLTGQMREANPMKRFGTSEEVAKAVLFLAFDATYTNGLELPVDGGWSQL, encoded by the coding sequence ATGGAACGGTACGAAGCGAAGCGGGCGGTGATCATCGGCGGCACGAGCGGCATAGGGCTCGCGACGGCGAAGATGCTCGTCGAGGGTGGCGCGCGTGTTCTCGTGACGGGGCGGTCGCAGGCCGGCCTGGATTCGACGCAGAAGGAGCTTGGGAAGGGCGGCGTCGCGGTTGCGAGCGACGCGCGCTCGTTGACGGACCTTGACGCCCTCGCCGTGCGGGCGAAGGCCGAGTTCGAGACTATCGATCTGCTCTTCGTCAACGCCGGGTTTAGCCTCTTCGCCCCACTCGCAGACACGACCGAGGCGAGCTTCGACGAGATGTTCAACCTGAACGCCAAGGGGCCGTTTTTCGCGGTGCAGAAGCTCGCGCCGCTGATCAACCAGGGTGGCGCCGTCGTCCTCACGACCTCGACCGCCAACATCAAGGGGATGCCCATGATCGCCGCCTATGGAGGGGCCAAGGCCGCGCTGCGATCCTTCGCTCGGACCTTCGCCGCTGAGCTGCTTCCTCGGGGGATTCGCGTCAACGCGGTGTCGCCCGGCCCCATCGAGACGCCGATCATCGGCAAGGCCTTTCCCGATAAACCAACGGCCGACTATCTCACCGGGCAGATGCGCGAAGCCAATCCGATGAAGCGCTTCGGAACGTCGGAGGAAGTCGCCAAGGCCGTCCTCTTCCTCGCATTCGATGCGACCTACACGAACGGCCTCGAACTTCCGGTCGATGGCGGTTGGTCGCAACTCTGA
- a CDS encoding hydrogenase, producing the protein MANLLWLQGGACSGNTMSFLNAEEPSACDLVTDFGINVLWHPSLGLELGDNVKQLLQDCISGKIQLDIFVFEGTVVNAPDGTGNWNRFCGRPMKDWVKELSDAAQFVVAIGDCATWGGIPAMAPNPSESVGMQFLKRAPGGSLGTGFTSKAGLPVINIPGCPAHPDWVTQILVAVASGRAGDLTLDEFHRPKTFFSSFTQTGCTRNMHFAYKVSATEFGQRKGCLFYDLGCRGPMTHSPCNRVLWNRQSSKTRSGMPCMGCTEPEFPFYDLDPGTVFKTQTVMGVPKDMPTGVDKAGYIKLTGAAKAAAPAWAEQDIFVV; encoded by the coding sequence ATGGCCAATCTCTTGTGGCTGCAAGGCGGTGCCTGCTCCGGCAATACCATGTCCTTTTTGAATGCCGAGGAACCGAGCGCTTGCGACTTGGTGACGGATTTCGGCATCAATGTTCTATGGCATCCTTCTCTTGGCCTCGAACTCGGCGATAACGTCAAGCAGCTCTTGCAGGACTGCATCAGCGGCAAGATCCAGCTCGACATCTTCGTCTTCGAAGGCACAGTGGTGAACGCACCGGACGGCACCGGCAATTGGAACCGCTTCTGCGGACGGCCCATGAAGGATTGGGTCAAGGAATTGTCTGACGCAGCGCAATTCGTCGTCGCGATCGGCGATTGCGCGACCTGGGGCGGCATCCCGGCCATGGCGCCGAACCCGAGCGAATCCGTCGGCATGCAATTCTTGAAGCGCGCACCCGGCGGCTCGCTCGGCACGGGCTTCACCTCGAAAGCAGGTCTGCCCGTCATCAATATTCCGGGCTGTCCGGCGCATCCCGATTGGGTGACGCAGATCCTCGTGGCGGTTGCCTCGGGCCGCGCGGGCGATCTGACGCTCGACGAATTCCATCGGCCGAAAACCTTCTTCTCGAGCTTCACGCAGACGGGCTGCACCCGCAACATGCACTTCGCCTATAAGGTTTCGGCGACCGAGTTCGGCCAGCGCAAGGGCTGTCTTTTCTACGATCTCGGCTGCCGCGGACCGATGACCCACAGCCCTTGCAACCGCGTGCTGTGGAACAGGCAGTCGTCCAAGACCCGCTCCGGCATGCCCTGCATGGGCTGCACCGAGCCGGAATTCCCCTTCTACGATCTCGATCCCGGCACGGTGTTCAAGACGCAGACGGTCATGGGCGTTCCGAAGGACATGCCGACGGGCGTCGACAAGGCCGGCTACATCAAGCTGACCGGCGCTGCAAAGGCCGCCGCGCCCGCTTGGGCCGAGCAAGATATTTTCGTGGTCTGA